A section of the Alkalihalobacillus sp. LMS39 genome encodes:
- a CDS encoding sorbosone dehydrogenase family protein translates to MKKLLITFSLILFVTGCAESEQQPMEETQEELEFNKEPIVIADNLDIPWSIEKAGETFYITERQGQIIKVEEGKTERQAVHLEQELSSMPEAGLLGFVLHPNFPDTNLAYAYYTYEKSAEPYNRIITLRYENDQWSEEDVLLDNIPSGTYHHGGRLKIGPDGYLYATTGDASVPEIAQDIDSLGGKIIRMELDGSIPEDSPFANSYIYSFGHRNPQGLTWATDGTFYASEHGSSANDEINKIEPGLNYGWPIIQGEEEREGMVSPLFTSGNDSTWAPSGMGYYNNRLYVAALRGNAIIEFNLETGEFQEIVNGLGRIRDIKIEDDTLYFISNNTDGRGTPEEDDDKLYQFSLQE, encoded by the coding sequence ATGAAAAAACTACTGATCACATTTTCACTTATCCTTTTTGTTACAGGCTGCGCTGAATCTGAACAACAGCCAATGGAAGAAACACAAGAAGAATTAGAATTCAACAAAGAGCCAATTGTCATAGCAGACAACCTTGATATTCCTTGGTCTATTGAAAAAGCAGGGGAAACATTTTATATAACAGAAAGACAGGGACAGATTATTAAAGTAGAGGAAGGGAAGACCGAACGGCAAGCCGTTCACCTTGAACAAGAGCTTTCTTCTATGCCAGAAGCAGGTTTATTAGGATTTGTCCTACACCCCAACTTTCCTGACACTAACCTCGCCTATGCATACTATACATATGAAAAAAGTGCTGAACCTTATAATCGGATTATTACGCTTCGCTATGAAAATGACCAATGGAGCGAGGAAGATGTTCTTCTCGATAACATCCCGAGTGGAACCTATCATCATGGAGGACGATTAAAAATTGGCCCAGACGGGTATCTTTATGCTACAACGGGTGATGCATCCGTTCCCGAGATTGCACAAGACATTGACTCATTAGGAGGGAAAATTATTAGAATGGAATTAGATGGATCAATTCCTGAGGATAGCCCTTTTGCCAATTCTTATATTTATAGTTTCGGTCATCGAAATCCCCAAGGGTTAACGTGGGCAACAGACGGGACCTTTTATGCCAGTGAACATGGAAGTAGCGCCAATGACGAAATCAATAAAATTGAACCCGGACTCAATTACGGTTGGCCTATTATCCAAGGGGAGGAAGAAAGAGAAGGTATGGTTAGCCCGTTATTCACATCGGGTAACGATTCAACATGGGCACCATCCGGTATGGGTTACTACAATAATCGTCTTTATGTTGCTGCATTACGAGGCAACGCCATTATTGAATTTAATCTTGAAACAGGTGAGTTTCAAGAAATCGTGAACGGTCTAGGAAGAATACGGGATATAAAGATAGAGGATGATACATTATATTTCATTTCCAACAACACAGATGGTAGAGGGACTCCAGAAGAAGATGATGATAAGCTTTATCAATTTTCTTTACAAGAATAA